A window of the Capra hircus breed San Clemente unplaced genomic scaffold, ASM170441v1, whole genome shotgun sequence genome harbors these coding sequences:
- the BET1L gene encoding BET1-like protein isoform X2 produces MADWARAQSPGAVEEILDRENKRMADSLASKVTRLKSLALDIDRDAEDQNRYLDGMDSDFTSMTGLLTGSVKRFSTMARSGRDNRKLLCGVAVGLIVAFFILSYLLSRART; encoded by the exons CTCAGAGCCCTGGTGCTGTGGAGGAGATTCTAGACCGAGAAAACAAGCGGATGGCTGACAGCTTGGCCTCCAAGGTCACCAGGCTCAAATCG CTGGCTCTGGACATCGATAGGGATGCGGAGGACCAGAACCGGTACCTGGATGGCATG GACTCAGATTTCACAAGTATGACGGGTCTACTCACAGGGAGCGTGAAGCGGTTTTCCACAATGGCGCGATCTGGGCGAGACAACCGGAAGCTTCTTTGTGGTGTGGCTGTGGGCCTGATTGTGGCCTTCTTCATCCTCTCCTACCTCCTGTCGAGGGCAAGGACGTGA
- the BET1L gene encoding BET1-like protein isoform X1 produces the protein MGRNRPEPSTQSPGAVEEILDRENKRMADSLASKVTRLKSLALDIDRDAEDQNRYLDGMDSDFTSMTGLLTGSVKRFSTMARSGRDNRKLLCGVAVGLIVAFFILSYLLSRART, from the exons CTCAGAGCCCTGGTGCTGTGGAGGAGATTCTAGACCGAGAAAACAAGCGGATGGCTGACAGCTTGGCCTCCAAGGTCACCAGGCTCAAATCG CTGGCTCTGGACATCGATAGGGATGCGGAGGACCAGAACCGGTACCTGGATGGCATG GACTCAGATTTCACAAGTATGACGGGTCTACTCACAGGGAGCGTGAAGCGGTTTTCCACAATGGCGCGATCTGGGCGAGACAACCGGAAGCTTCTTTGTGGTGTGGCTGTGGGCCTGATTGTGGCCTTCTTCATCCTCTCCTACCTCCTGTCGAGGGCAAGGACGTGA
- the ODF3 gene encoding outer dense fiber protein 3: MAEEVWVGSWRPHRPRGPIMALYSSPGPKYLIPPTTGFVKHTPTKLRAPAYSFRGAPMLLAESCSPGPRYSVNPKILRTGKDLGPAYSILGRYHTKTTLTPGPGDYFPEKSTKHVFDSAPSHSISARTKTFRVDSTPGPAAYMLPMVMGPHTVGKVSQPSFSIKGRSKLGSFSDDLHKTPGPAAYHQTDVQVTKFKAPQYTMAARVEPPGDKTLKPGPGAHSPEKVTMTRPCAPVVSFGIKHSDYMTPLVVDVD, encoded by the exons ATGGCGGAGGAGGTATGGGTGGGCTCCTGGAGGCCCCATCGTCCCCGGGGGCCCATCATGGCCCTCTACAGCAGCCCTGGACCCAAGTACCTGATTCCACCCACCACGG GCTTTGTGAAGCACACGCCCACCAAGCTGCGTGCACCAGCCTACAGCTTCCGCGGGGCTCCCATGCTCCTGGCAGAGAGCTGCTCCCCAGGGCCCCGCTACAGCGTGAACCCCAAGATACTGAGGACTGGCAAGGACCTCGGCCCCGCCTACTCCATCCTGGGGCGCTACCACACAAAGACCACACTGACCCCCGGCCCTG gcGACTACTTTCCAGAGAAATCTACCAAGCACGTGTTCGACTCGGCGCCCAGCCACTCCATTTCTGCCCGAACCAAGACCTTCCGAGTGGACAGCACCCCAG GCCCCGCAGCCTACATGTTGCCCATGGTGATGGGCCCCCACACCGTCGGCAAGGTCtcccagccctctttctccatcaAGGGCCGCAGCAAGCTGGGCAGCTTCAGCGACGACCTGCACAAG ACCCCAGGTCCCGCAGCCTACCACCAGACTGACGTGCAGGTGACTAAGTTCAAGGCTCCACAGTATACCATGGCTGCCCGGGTGGAGCCTCCAGGGGACAAGACCCTAAAGCCAGGACCAGGAGCCCACAGCCCCGAGAAG GTGACGATGACCAGGCCCTGCGCCCCTGTTGTCTCCTTCGGCATCAAACACTCTGACTACATGACGCCCCTGGTCGTGGATGTGGACTAG